In the Prochlorococcus sp. MIT 1307 genome, one interval contains:
- the psaM gene encoding photosystem I reaction center subunit XII — protein sequence MELTPTLDLAGLCLVIVIHSGVLALRLGISLAKA from the coding sequence ATGGAGCTCACTCCTACTCTTGATCTTGCAGGCCTCTGCTTAGTAATTGTGATTCATTCTGGAGTGCTTGCTCTTCGTCTTGGAATTAGCCTTGCCAAGGCCTGA
- a CDS encoding protochlorophyllide reductase, whose product MASSQAAPGTVLITGTTSGVGLYATKALVDRGWRVITANRSPLRAEAAAVKLGLPSGRSRQLKHLLMDLGDLESVKEGVKNLLKYLDEPLDALVCNAAVYLPRLSKPQRSAQGYEISMATNHFGHFLLIQLLLENLSNSRRPVWVGRSWGIEPPRMVMLGTVTANYKELGGKIPIPAPADLGDLSGLEQGFRDPISMANGKRFKPGKAYKDSKLCNMITTQELDRRFKDSPILFSSLYPGCVANTKLFRNTPKLFQWLFPWFQKLITGGFVSQELAGERVAQVVSDPEFGLSGVHWSWGNRQRKNRQQFSQELSERVTDPKTSRRVWELTMEIVGLK is encoded by the coding sequence ATGGCTTCTTCCCAAGCTGCCCCAGGTACAGTACTTATCACAGGAACCACTTCTGGAGTGGGCTTGTATGCAACTAAAGCTCTAGTTGATAGAGGCTGGAGAGTTATCACTGCAAATAGAAGTCCTCTTCGAGCGGAGGCAGCAGCTGTAAAGCTTGGTCTCCCTTCGGGTAGATCTCGTCAGTTAAAGCATTTGTTGATGGATTTAGGTGATTTGGAGAGCGTAAAAGAAGGGGTGAAGAATCTTCTTAAATATCTTGATGAGCCTTTGGATGCGTTGGTATGCAATGCAGCTGTTTATTTGCCAAGACTTTCTAAACCTCAGAGATCAGCTCAGGGTTATGAGATATCTATGGCTACGAATCATTTTGGGCATTTTTTATTAATTCAACTTCTTTTAGAGAATCTGAGTAATTCTCGCCGTCCAGTTTGGGTTGGCAGATCTTGGGGGATTGAGCCTCCTCGGATGGTGATGTTAGGCACGGTGACTGCTAATTATAAGGAATTAGGAGGAAAGATACCTATTCCAGCACCTGCTGACCTGGGGGATCTGTCAGGCCTTGAGCAAGGCTTTAGAGATCCTATTTCTATGGCTAATGGAAAGCGATTCAAACCTGGGAAGGCCTATAAGGACAGCAAACTTTGCAATATGATTACTACGCAGGAATTAGACCGAAGGTTTAAAGACTCGCCGATTTTGTTTAGTTCTCTATATCCAGGCTGTGTTGCAAATACAAAGCTGTTTAGGAACACTCCTAAGCTTTTTCAGTGGCTGTTCCCTTGGTTCCAGAAATTGATTACAGGAGGTTTTGTTAGCCAGGAACTAGCTGGTGAAAGAGTCGCTCAGGTGGTTTCTGACCCTGAGTTTGGTCTTTCTGGTGTTCATTGGAGTTGGGGGAACCGTCAGAGAAAGAATAGACAACAGTTCTCTCAGGAGCTTTCTGAGAGAGTGACTGATCCAAAAACCTCGCGCCGAGTTTGGGAACTGACAATGGAAATAGTTGGATTGAAGTAA
- the bchL gene encoding ferredoxin:protochlorophyllide reductase (ATP-dependent) iron-sulfur ATP-binding protein yields MTTTLARHADGEGSVQVQQDPSAKIQEGALVIAVYGKGGIGKSTTSSNLSAAFSKLGKKVLQIGCDPKHDSTFTLTHKMVPTVIDILEEVDFHSEELRPEDFMFQGFNGVMCVESGGPPAGTGCGGYVTGQTVKLLKEHHLLEDTDVVIFDVLGDVVCGGFAAPLQHANYCLIVTANDFDSIFAMNRIVAAIQAKAKNYKVRLGGVVANRSADTDQIDKFNERTGLKTMAHFRDVDAIRRSRLKKCTIFEMEPTEDVLAVQNEYLSLAKKLSNSVEPLEADPLKDREIFDLLGFD; encoded by the coding sequence ATGACAACAACTTTGGCTCGTCATGCCGACGGGGAAGGCAGTGTACAGGTCCAACAAGATCCCTCGGCAAAGATACAGGAAGGGGCACTAGTAATTGCCGTCTATGGGAAAGGCGGCATTGGGAAATCAACAACTTCATCCAACCTCTCTGCAGCATTCTCAAAGCTTGGGAAGAAGGTACTTCAAATCGGTTGTGACCCTAAACATGACAGTACTTTCACCCTTACTCACAAGATGGTGCCAACTGTTATTGATATCCTTGAGGAAGTTGACTTCCATAGTGAAGAACTGAGACCCGAGGACTTCATGTTCCAAGGTTTCAATGGAGTCATGTGCGTAGAAAGTGGTGGCCCTCCCGCAGGCACAGGCTGTGGGGGGTACGTAACAGGACAGACCGTAAAACTTCTCAAAGAACATCATCTTTTAGAAGACACTGATGTTGTGATCTTTGATGTCCTCGGAGATGTAGTGTGTGGCGGTTTTGCGGCCCCCCTACAACATGCAAATTATTGCTTAATTGTCACAGCGAACGATTTTGACTCAATCTTTGCCATGAATCGAATAGTTGCTGCAATTCAAGCCAAGGCAAAGAACTACAAAGTACGGCTAGGGGGGGTTGTCGCAAACCGTTCCGCGGATACTGATCAAATAGACAAGTTCAATGAGCGTACTGGATTGAAAACCATGGCTCATTTTCGAGATGTAGACGCTATTCGACGGTCCCGACTAAAAAAATGCACAATCTTCGAAATGGAACCTACTGAGGATGTTTTAGCTGTTCAAAACGAATATCTTTCATTAGCAAAGAAACTATCGAATTCAGTTGAACCATTAGAAGCTGATCCTTTAAAAGATAGGGAAATATTTGATCTACTTGGATTTGACTAA